Proteins encoded in a region of the Enterococcus gilvus ATCC BAA-350 genome:
- a CDS encoding PTS system mannose/fructose/sorbose family transporter subunit IID, whose product MTEVSTNKSLAPEEITSKDVTKAYLRWHFANEIPHSFERYLAPSLLYAMMPILKKLYKDDDALKAAYKRQLLFFNTQLSWGGGVITGLMSSMEQQRAQEEYENKEILMQDDLMYNTKAGLMGALAGIGDAIDSGTVQYIFIAIAVPWAQQGSALGALFPFICFALYQAALGVFFARQSFTMGRNATGLMQSTGVQTAIEALSVLGLFMMGILAGNYVKVESTLKFAISGRKFVIQEILDQIVPGILPLVVVMGVYWFYTKKGLKVTQALLWLTLILIILAGIGIL is encoded by the coding sequence ATGACTGAAGTATCTACAAATAAAAGTTTAGCACCAGAAGAAATCACCAGTAAAGACGTTACAAAAGCTTACTTGAGATGGCATTTTGCCAATGAGATCCCGCATTCATTCGAACGTTATTTGGCGCCGTCACTGCTGTATGCCATGATGCCGATCTTAAAAAAGTTGTATAAAGACGATGATGCATTAAAAGCAGCGTACAAACGCCAATTACTCTTCTTTAATACGCAGCTAAGCTGGGGTGGTGGGGTCATCACTGGCTTGATGTCTTCGATGGAGCAGCAACGGGCACAAGAGGAATATGAGAATAAAGAAATTTTGATGCAAGATGATTTGATGTACAACACGAAGGCAGGGTTGATGGGGGCGTTAGCCGGAATCGGGGATGCGATCGATTCAGGTACGGTCCAATACATCTTCATCGCCATCGCCGTTCCTTGGGCACAACAAGGAAGTGCGCTAGGTGCGTTGTTCCCATTTATTTGCTTCGCACTTTACCAAGCCGCACTGGGCGTATTCTTTGCTAGACAGTCCTTCACTATGGGGCGTAATGCGACAGGCTTGATGCAAAGTACAGGTGTCCAAACAGCGATCGAAGCACTTTCGGTACTAGGGCTGTTCATGATGGGGATTCTTGCCGGGAACTACGTAAAAGTCGAGTCCACATTGAAATTTGCCATCTCTGGACGGAAATTCGTTATTCAAGAGATTCTTGATCAGATCGTTCCGGGCATCTTGCCTTTAGTTGTCGTGATGGGGGTGTACTGGTTCTATACGAAGAAGGGTCTGAAAGTAACACAAGCATTGCTTTGGCTGACCTTGATCTTGATCATTTTAGCTGGAATCGGAATCTTATAA
- a CDS encoding PTS mannose/fructose/sorbose/N-acetylgalactosamine transporter subunit IIC yields the protein MDTLSVMQSLLIALWVAAVMSRWLGGGATLTLRFSPLMTGLVVGIIMGNVAQAMIVTAALQMIYMGVFSPGGSMPAEPSIAAAIAVPVALLGNLKPEAAIAVAVPVGLLGSYLYQFRFFINTFLGKYTDKAVEDLNAKAMKRSIILYPTIASFLLFVPLVFIALYLGAPIIADVINALEGTVVIHILEVVGGGLAAIGIATTVYVIGRKDYMVFFFLAYFMSVVFKSLEITMVTYAIFGILIALIFVQSQKGKGIAPAADAGGQSSSATFDDDDDYDDGF from the coding sequence ATGGATACTTTAAGTGTAATGCAGAGTCTGTTGATTGCTTTGTGGGTCGCTGCGGTAATGTCAAGATGGCTAGGAGGGGGCGCGACACTCACGCTGCGTTTCTCCCCGTTGATGACTGGACTGGTTGTCGGTATCATCATGGGAAATGTCGCTCAGGCGATGATCGTTACGGCTGCTTTGCAAATGATTTATATGGGTGTGTTCTCGCCAGGAGGCTCCATGCCAGCGGAACCTTCGATTGCTGCGGCAATTGCAGTTCCCGTCGCTTTGTTGGGAAACTTGAAACCGGAAGCTGCGATCGCAGTGGCCGTACCGGTTGGATTATTAGGAAGTTATTTGTACCAATTCCGTTTCTTTATCAACACATTCTTAGGGAAATACACGGATAAAGCAGTGGAAGATTTGAACGCCAAAGCAATGAAGCGGTCGATCATCCTTTATCCGACGATTGCGTCATTCTTGCTTTTCGTACCACTAGTATTTATTGCTCTTTACTTAGGAGCACCGATCATTGCTGATGTCATCAATGCATTGGAAGGAACAGTTGTCATTCATATTCTTGAAGTAGTTGGGGGCGGATTAGCTGCAATAGGGATCGCCACAACCGTTTATGTTATTGGTCGGAAAGATTATATGGTCTTTTTCTTCCTTGCTTACTTCATGAGTGTAGTGTTCAAGTCACTTGAGATCACGATGGTTACTTACGCAATCTTCGGTATTCTGATCGCGTTGATCTTCGTTCAATCGCAAAAAGGCAAGGGAATCGCGCCAGCAGCGGATGCTGGTGGACAAAGTTCCTCTGCGACCTTTGACGATGACGACGACTATGATGATGGATTCTAA
- a CDS encoding proline racemase family protein, with protein MSKKKQPKINEAHFERKITAIDTHTQGEPTRIILDGFPEPKGDTMLEKMQDVAKNHDHYRSALMDEPRGHKDMFGALLTKPIDLKVDFGVIFMEGTGYMPMCGHGSMGAATALVEAGLVEVSEPYTAITLEAPAGLIEAKVAVEEGKAKEVSIINVPSFLYKEKQTIEIDDHLFQYDLVFGGNFMALVEASQLGLQVSSSDLAELTAIGIKLLEKINRDIDIQHPNLDITEVVTCEFYETIDTDELKNRNVVVFGDYQVDRSPCGAGTSTMMAAMYARGKLSLHESFINESIIGSRFVGELLEEKPVGSYRAVVPKITGSAYITSQATYFIDPEDALRYGFHLK; from the coding sequence ATGAGTAAAAAGAAACAGCCGAAAATCAACGAGGCGCACTTTGAACGAAAGATCACAGCAATCGACACGCATACGCAAGGGGAACCTACTCGAATCATTCTGGATGGATTTCCTGAGCCCAAAGGCGATACAATGTTGGAGAAAATGCAGGATGTGGCGAAAAATCATGACCATTACCGCAGCGCATTGATGGATGAGCCTCGAGGGCATAAGGACATGTTCGGTGCATTGTTGACAAAACCGATCGATCTAAAAGTGGATTTTGGAGTGATTTTTATGGAGGGGACGGGCTATATGCCGATGTGCGGGCACGGGTCAATGGGAGCGGCGACAGCCTTGGTGGAGGCGGGCCTCGTTGAAGTGTCGGAGCCGTATACAGCGATTACTCTCGAAGCACCTGCGGGTCTGATCGAAGCCAAGGTAGCGGTTGAAGAAGGAAAGGCAAAAGAAGTAAGTATTATCAATGTCCCATCTTTCTTGTATAAAGAAAAGCAAACGATTGAGATTGACGATCATTTGTTTCAATACGATCTTGTTTTTGGCGGAAATTTTATGGCTTTGGTGGAAGCCAGTCAATTAGGATTGCAGGTGAGTTCGTCTGATTTGGCTGAGTTGACGGCAATTGGAATCAAACTGCTGGAGAAGATTAATCGAGACATCGACATCCAGCATCCGAATCTCGACATCACGGAAGTCGTTACTTGCGAATTTTATGAAACGATCGATACTGATGAACTAAAGAATCGCAATGTCGTCGTGTTTGGCGATTATCAAGTGGATCGTTCACCTTGCGGAGCGGGAACCAGTACCATGATGGCTGCGATGTACGCTCGAGGGAAGCTTTCACTGCATGAGTCATTTATCAATGAGAGTATCATAGGGAGTCGTTTCGTCGGGGAACTTCTAGAAGAGAAGCCGGTCGGCAGTTATCGGGCTGTGGTTCCGAAAATTACCGGAAGTGCCTATATCACGAGTCAGGCGACCTACTTCATTGATCCCGAGGATGCGTTGAGGTACGGATTTCATCTTAAATAG
- a CDS encoding iron-containing alcohol dehydrogenase family protein, giving the protein MLTDLKVKVGPQFYRYHVGAIDFVPELLTEFSAKNVLIVHGGISFEKAKHFLRFLNDSAYHFRFLRYTGECSYYGAERISNVVKEAQIDFIIGVGGGKLTDLVGYAAHTLNVNFGVIPTLASNCAPWTPLSVMYKENGESEGKSEHFLRQASFFITDPELVVTAPTKYFIAGLADTIAKWYESEAILEQEHLLNEPFLQVAGYTAKLCKTAIMKDSSKAIKDMEAGEATEEFIHLSEIVFGVAGLVGGLGDKYARNAIAHAMHDGMSKFIPESHDFLHGEKVAYGIFYQLAVEKKWDQIDELIPFYQELQLPMSLTQMGLFPADEVIDKIVAFVDSKEKVHLVPIPMTSELLKESIIELENYINKS; this is encoded by the coding sequence ATGTTAACGGATTTAAAGGTCAAGGTCGGTCCGCAATTTTATCGTTACCACGTTGGAGCGATTGACTTCGTACCAGAATTGCTAACGGAATTTTCTGCAAAAAATGTATTGATCGTCCATGGGGGGATCTCTTTTGAGAAGGCGAAACATTTCTTGCGCTTCCTTAATGACTCCGCGTATCACTTCCGTTTTTTGCGGTACACAGGTGAATGCAGCTATTACGGAGCCGAACGAATCAGCAACGTAGTCAAAGAAGCGCAAATCGATTTCATTATTGGCGTGGGAGGCGGAAAGCTGACGGATTTGGTTGGCTATGCAGCACATACCCTAAATGTGAACTTTGGGGTGATCCCAACACTTGCTAGTAACTGTGCCCCTTGGACGCCGCTTTCTGTCATGTACAAGGAAAATGGAGAATCAGAAGGGAAAAGCGAACACTTTTTGCGACAGGCATCGTTCTTTATCACAGATCCCGAGCTAGTAGTAACTGCGCCTACGAAATATTTCATTGCTGGATTGGCAGATACGATCGCCAAATGGTACGAATCAGAAGCAATTTTGGAGCAGGAGCATCTTCTAAATGAGCCCTTTTTGCAGGTTGCTGGATACACGGCAAAACTTTGTAAAACAGCGATCATGAAGGATTCGTCCAAAGCCATCAAGGACATGGAGGCGGGAGAGGCAACCGAAGAATTCATTCATTTATCAGAAATCGTTTTTGGTGTCGCGGGGTTAGTTGGCGGTTTAGGTGACAAGTATGCGAGAAATGCGATTGCTCATGCTATGCATGACGGCATGAGTAAATTTATTCCAGAAAGTCATGATTTCCTGCACGGAGAGAAAGTAGCCTACGGAATATTTTATCAATTGGCAGTCGAGAAAAAATGGGACCAAATCGATGAACTGATCCCTTTTTATCAGGAATTGCAGTTGCCGATGTCGCTAACACAAATGGGGCTTTTTCCAGCAGACGAAGTAATCGATAAGATCGTTGCCTTTGTAGATTCAAAGGAAAAAGTTCACTTAGTGCCAATACCAATGACTAGTGAATTATTGAAGGAATCAATCATAGAATTAGAAAATTATATCAATAAGAGTTAA
- the uxuA gene encoding mannonate dehydratase, protein MKWGFRWYGEKGDSIPLNHVRQISGINGVVGTLLNKMPGDVWEVAEIQELKESIEKEELALLGIESVAIHDAIKAGTDERDHYIDNYIQTIRNLSECGVDLICYSFKPIFGWAKTTLNYENEDGSLALLYDQEVVDNMEPGDMYKLISSQSKGFQLSGWEEERLNKFNSLVEMYDGVTEEDLFENLKYFLEKIIPVCEEADVRMGIHPDDPPWEIFGFPRITKNLADLKRIISMVDSPYNGITLCTGALGADPENDMVKIVHEIGDRINFVHFRNVEFLGYRKFKETAHPSAEGSLDMYAIMEALIEVGFDGVIRPDHGRTLFGEVARPGYGLYDRAMGITYMQGLHEAIVKSKS, encoded by the coding sequence ATGAAATGGGGCTTTAGATGGTATGGAGAGAAAGGTGACTCCATTCCTTTAAATCATGTAAGGCAGATTTCCGGTATCAATGGTGTCGTTGGCACATTGTTGAATAAGATGCCCGGAGATGTATGGGAAGTTGCAGAAATTCAGGAACTGAAAGAATCAATTGAAAAAGAAGAATTGGCGTTGCTAGGCATTGAAAGTGTCGCGATCCATGATGCGATCAAGGCCGGCACCGATGAACGGGACCATTACATTGATAACTACATTCAAACGATCCGAAACCTTTCTGAGTGTGGGGTGGATTTGATTTGCTACAGCTTCAAACCGATTTTCGGCTGGGCAAAAACAACCCTTAATTATGAAAATGAAGATGGCAGCTTGGCTTTGCTCTATGATCAAGAGGTTGTAGACAATATGGAGCCGGGAGATATGTACAAGCTGATCAGCAGCCAATCAAAAGGCTTCCAGCTTTCCGGTTGGGAAGAAGAACGTTTGAACAAATTTAATTCATTAGTTGAGATGTATGATGGCGTGACGGAAGAGGATCTATTCGAGAATTTGAAGTATTTTCTTGAAAAAATCATTCCTGTCTGTGAAGAGGCAGACGTGAGAATGGGGATTCATCCGGATGATCCGCCATGGGAAATTTTCGGGTTCCCACGTATTACGAAAAATTTAGCTGATTTAAAACGAATCATCAGCATGGTGGATTCTCCTTACAATGGCATTACGTTGTGTACGGGTGCCCTAGGTGCAGATCCTGAAAACGACATGGTGAAGATCGTTCACGAAATCGGGGATCGAATCAACTTTGTTCATTTCCGCAACGTGGAATTTCTTGGTTACCGGAAGTTCAAAGAAACCGCCCATCCATCTGCGGAAGGGTCATTGGATATGTACGCGATCATGGAAGCGCTAATTGAAGTTGGTTTTGATGGCGTGATTCGCCCGGATCACGGACGGACGCTCTTTGGTGAAGTCGCACGTCCAGGATACGGACTATATGACCGAGCAATGGGGATCACGTATATGCAAGGACTGCACGAGGCGATCGTAAAAAGTAAAAGCTAG
- a CDS encoding PTS system mannose/fructose/N-acetylgalactosamine-transporter subunit IIB has translation MGVVNLARVDERLIHGQVMMTLSQKSGVNSIFVVDEVVAKDKFMRDLYKNAGSRTGQKTIVITPEKAKFYWDEFTFKEYNCILITKTVSVIYDLVKHGVPMKELNIGGIAQKDPEKDLLVTKSVYLNKEDAERLKDMNENYGVEDIYFQATPSAPKSSLKDVLKQLGL, from the coding sequence ATGGGCGTAGTGAATTTAGCTCGAGTAGACGAACGATTGATCCATGGACAAGTAATGATGACTTTATCACAAAAAAGTGGGGTCAATTCAATTTTTGTTGTAGATGAAGTGGTAGCGAAAGACAAATTTATGCGGGATCTTTACAAGAATGCCGGCAGTCGGACAGGTCAGAAAACGATTGTGATCACACCGGAAAAAGCGAAGTTTTATTGGGATGAATTTACTTTTAAAGAATACAACTGTATTTTGATCACCAAGACAGTCAGTGTCATTTATGATCTGGTAAAGCATGGTGTACCGATGAAAGAGTTGAACATTGGCGGGATCGCTCAAAAAGATCCTGAGAAGGATTTGTTGGTCACAAAATCAGTGTACTTAAACAAAGAGGACGCAGAACGCTTAAAGGACATGAATGAAAATTATGGTGTGGAAGATATCTATTTCCAAGCGACACCCTCTGCACCTAAATCAAGCTTGAAGGATGTCTTAAAACAATTGGGATTATAG
- a CDS encoding PTS sugar transporter subunit IIA, producing MLGIVIATHGTLSDGLKDAAEVIIGTMNNIATVNLNPGDDVQELGGKIEAAIKEVDNGEGVVVLTDLVSASPYNQSVLITNELEAALQANVYVIGGVNLPMLLETINHQILSTPIEEAAPAVMAQGADSLAIWHISSVEETDEEDDF from the coding sequence ATGCTAGGAATCGTAATCGCCACACATGGCACCTTAAGTGATGGCTTAAAAGATGCTGCGGAAGTGATCATTGGAACTATGAACAACATCGCGACCGTGAATTTGAATCCCGGGGACGATGTTCAGGAATTAGGCGGAAAAATCGAGGCTGCTATAAAGGAAGTTGATAACGGCGAAGGAGTCGTTGTCTTAACGGACTTAGTAAGCGCCAGCCCGTACAATCAGTCAGTCTTGATCACCAACGAATTAGAGGCTGCGCTTCAAGCGAACGTTTATGTCATCGGCGGTGTTAATTTACCGATGCTGCTTGAAACGATCAATCATCAAATTCTAAGTACACCTATAGAAGAAGCTGCGCCAGCAGTGATGGCACAAGGGGCAGACAGCTTGGCTATTTGGCATATCTCATCAGTGGAAGAAACAGACGAAGAAGACGACTTTTAA
- a CDS encoding HAD-IC family P-type ATPase has protein sequence MKEDYHQSIHKLKKDYLNEDFEQGLTVSEAEKRLLADGPNKLETKKTPKWRLFVRQFHNMIIYILIVAALLTVLMGHSSDAVIIGFVIVINALIGYYQEANASDALEKIKEMLAAEATVYREGQRMDIPTEELVVGDVVFLEAGDRVPADLRIVDSDNLRIQEASLTGEADSIEKTAEDLPTEDVPLAEQLNRAFASTSVTNGSGLGVVTATAENTQIGQISMEVGQVKTRKSPLMQQIDGLGKGVSYVVIGAAVLLFIFGLLLETYSLSVLSLAIVTMIVGSIPEGLPATTSVILAMGVSDMAKNKHTIVKTLPAVETLGSVDVIATDKTGTLTKNEMTVKDVFLAGHHYQVSGNGYEPKGRITEEGREVQKDETLELFLEAGYEANDTLLNKERDRWTINGEPTDGSFLTLYHKYFGEEQESSYQEVDMLPFDSEYRYIAKLVKDAKGKQLIFIKGSPDKLFPMAQLQDDSWSKIVRDLSETGKRVVAVGYKEVSPELDEISHELLYEGITLLGLAGIIDPPREEVIESLKDMRKAGVEVKMITGDHPLTAKTIGEKLGLAPRIRVITGQEWDQLSQHEKEETAVSHQVFARTTPKNKLEIIEALQAKDKVTAMTGDGVNDAPALKRADIGVAMGIQGTDVAKDSADMILTNDHFATMSLAIHEGRRIYDNIKKSILFLLPTSFAEGLIIAFTILMQQEMPLQATQLLWINMVSAITIQFAFIFEPAEDQIMERPPQKTGSRLMDKHDIFQMGYVSILMALISIIAHDWLLAQGVDQVTASTMMVNIIVISKIFYLFNIRTSKFALSKEFFSNKPAFLIIGVMLLLQVILTYVPFMQHVFHTASMSVVEWGITLLAGLMILVITEIDKWIRLKRQASEMHELYN, from the coding sequence ATGAAGGAAGACTATCACCAGAGTATTCACAAATTAAAAAAAGATTATTTGAATGAGGATTTTGAACAAGGACTGACAGTCAGTGAAGCAGAGAAGCGGTTGCTGGCAGATGGACCGAACAAGCTGGAAACGAAGAAAACACCAAAGTGGCGGCTGTTTGTCCGCCAGTTCCATAATATGATCATTTATATCCTGATCGTAGCAGCGTTATTAACGGTCTTGATGGGGCATTCTTCTGATGCTGTAATCATTGGATTTGTTATCGTGATCAATGCGTTGATTGGGTATTATCAAGAAGCAAATGCCTCGGACGCGTTAGAAAAAATCAAGGAAATGCTTGCTGCAGAAGCAACGGTCTATCGTGAAGGGCAACGAATGGATATCCCGACGGAGGAGCTGGTCGTTGGAGACGTCGTTTTCTTAGAAGCAGGAGACCGGGTGCCTGCAGATTTACGAATCGTTGATAGCGACAATTTGCGGATTCAAGAAGCCTCACTGACCGGTGAAGCCGATTCGATCGAGAAAACAGCAGAGGATCTGCCGACTGAAGACGTTCCGCTAGCCGAACAACTCAATCGAGCGTTTGCCTCCACTTCCGTAACGAACGGAAGCGGATTGGGCGTAGTCACGGCAACCGCCGAAAATACACAAATTGGTCAGATCTCGATGGAAGTTGGTCAGGTGAAGACGCGTAAATCTCCATTGATGCAGCAGATCGACGGACTTGGAAAAGGTGTTTCTTATGTCGTGATCGGTGCGGCGGTGTTGCTGTTCATTTTTGGTCTGTTACTAGAGACGTATTCATTATCGGTCTTATCATTGGCAATCGTTACAATGATCGTAGGTTCGATCCCAGAAGGGTTGCCGGCTACGACTTCCGTGATATTGGCGATGGGTGTCAGCGACATGGCGAAAAACAAGCATACGATCGTTAAGACATTGCCTGCGGTTGAGACGCTAGGTTCCGTGGACGTTATCGCCACTGATAAAACAGGGACATTGACGAAAAACGAAATGACTGTTAAAGATGTTTTTCTGGCGGGTCATCACTATCAGGTGAGCGGGAATGGCTATGAACCAAAGGGAAGGATCACGGAAGAAGGTCGTGAAGTTCAGAAGGATGAGACACTTGAATTGTTCCTAGAGGCAGGGTATGAAGCCAACGACACGTTGCTGAACAAAGAAAGAGATCGTTGGACAATCAATGGAGAACCGACAGACGGGTCCTTCCTAACGTTGTACCATAAGTATTTTGGTGAAGAACAGGAATCCAGCTATCAGGAAGTCGATATGCTGCCTTTTGATTCAGAATATCGCTACATTGCGAAATTAGTCAAAGATGCGAAGGGCAAACAACTGATTTTCATCAAAGGATCGCCCGATAAGCTTTTTCCAATGGCGCAACTGCAGGACGATTCGTGGTCTAAGATCGTGCGCGACCTTTCAGAGACTGGAAAACGGGTGGTCGCAGTTGGGTATAAAGAAGTTTCGCCTGAATTAGACGAAATCAGTCATGAGCTTTTGTATGAAGGAATCACATTACTTGGTTTGGCCGGGATCATTGATCCGCCCCGTGAAGAAGTGATTGAATCATTAAAGGACATGCGTAAAGCCGGAGTAGAGGTCAAAATGATCACCGGAGACCATCCGCTGACTGCCAAGACGATTGGTGAGAAGCTCGGATTGGCACCAAGGATACGAGTCATCACTGGTCAAGAGTGGGATCAACTCTCTCAGCATGAGAAAGAAGAAACCGCCGTTTCCCACCAAGTATTCGCACGAACGACACCGAAAAATAAGCTGGAGATCATCGAAGCTTTGCAGGCAAAAGACAAAGTGACCGCAATGACTGGGGATGGGGTCAATGATGCCCCCGCCTTGAAGCGAGCAGATATCGGTGTAGCGATGGGAATTCAAGGGACGGACGTAGCGAAAGATTCCGCGGACATGATTCTGACCAATGATCATTTTGCGACGATGTCCTTGGCGATCCATGAAGGGCGCCGGATCTATGACAATATCAAGAAGAGTATCTTATTCTTATTGCCCACGTCCTTTGCAGAAGGCCTGATCATTGCCTTCACGATCCTAATGCAGCAGGAAATGCCGCTTCAGGCGACACAGCTTTTATGGATCAACATGGTCTCAGCCATCACGATCCAATTCGCCTTTATTTTTGAGCCGGCAGAAGACCAAATCATGGAACGTCCGCCGCAAAAAACGGGGAGCCGTTTAATGGACAAACACGATATTTTTCAAATGGGCTACGTTTCGATTTTGATGGCGCTCATCAGTATCATCGCCCATGACTGGCTGTTGGCCCAAGGCGTCGATCAAGTCACGGCCAGCACGATGATGGTCAATATCATTGTCATCAGCAAAATTTTCTACCTATTCAATATTCGTACCTCTAAATTTGCTTTATCAAAAGAATTCTTCAGCAATAAGCCGGCCTTCTTGATTATCGGGGTCATGCTCCTGCTGCAAGTGATTCTTACCTATGTACCGTTTATGCAGCACGTCTTCCATACCGCCTCTATGAGTGTGGTCGAGTGGGGCATTACGCTGTTGGCCGGATTGATGATTTTAGTGATTACTGAAATCGATAAATGGATTCGGTTGAAACGTCAAGCGTCAGAAATGCACGAGTTGTATAACTAA
- a CDS encoding D-isomer specific 2-hydroxyacid dehydrogenase family protein, with product MGKYKIAIVNSSSFGKIFHDQLERLEKIGQVEAFTVDGEIGGRELAELLQGYNIIIASVTPFFTKEFFDHKDELILITRHGIGYNNIDIEAAREHDTLVSIIPALVERDAVAENNITNLLALLRKTVEADSSVKNDSWEDRASFVGRTLFNKTVGVIGVGNTGSCVVETLRNGFRCNVLAYDPYKSALHIESYGAKKVDLPHLLKESDIICLCASLNEDNYHMISTKEIAQMKDNVYLSNSARGALLDEEAIVSALRSGKIAGVATDVLEEEPGRKDHPYLAFSNVVMTPHTSAYTMECLQEMGAKCLRDVEDVVAGKIPERSVQGKRIGAS from the coding sequence ATGGGAAAATACAAAATAGCGATCGTTAATTCAAGCAGTTTCGGAAAGATTTTTCATGATCAATTAGAACGTCTTGAAAAAATCGGTCAAGTCGAAGCATTTACAGTAGATGGAGAAATCGGCGGACGTGAATTAGCGGAGTTGTTGCAGGGCTACAATATCATTATTGCGAGTGTCACACCATTTTTTACGAAAGAATTTTTTGATCACAAAGATGAACTTATTTTAATTACAAGGCATGGCATTGGGTATAACAATATTGACATTGAAGCAGCAAGAGAGCATGACACCCTCGTCTCGATCATTCCCGCTTTGGTCGAAAGAGATGCAGTGGCGGAGAACAATATCACCAATTTATTAGCATTGTTGAGAAAGACCGTGGAAGCAGATTCGAGTGTTAAAAATGATAGCTGGGAGGATCGTGCGAGTTTCGTGGGTCGTACCTTGTTTAATAAAACAGTGGGTGTCATTGGTGTCGGCAATACTGGGAGCTGTGTCGTCGAAACCCTTCGAAATGGCTTCCGTTGCAATGTTTTAGCATATGATCCGTACAAGTCTGCTTTACACATCGAAAGCTATGGAGCGAAGAAAGTGGATTTGCCGCACTTGCTGAAGGAATCCGATATCATCTGTCTTTGCGCCAGCTTGAATGAGGACAATTACCACATGATCTCTACAAAAGAGATCGCTCAGATGAAAGACAATGTTTACCTCTCAAACAGCGCACGCGGCGCGTTATTAGATGAAGAAGCAATTGTCAGCGCTTTACGATCCGGGAAAATCGCTGGGGTCGCTACCGATGTGCTAGAAGAAGAGCCGGGCCGCAAGGATCATCCTTATCTCGCTTTTAGTAATGTCGTCATGACACCACATACCTCAGCCTATACGATGGAGTGTTTACAAGAAATGGGTGCGAAATGCCTTCGAGATGTCGAAGATGTTGTCGCAGGGAAAATTCCTGAACGTTCTGTTCAGGGAAAAAGAATAGGAGCGAGTTAA
- a CDS encoding MurR/RpiR family transcriptional regulator, whose translation MSSPIHLQIKSMYKDFSPKEQAIADYIVENPIKVSHSSISDLAAELGIADSTFFQFTKTLGFNGFKDFKLALLKQENDLTAVTIHENVQEDDSELVMAQKVFDSNMKTLTDTRKLLKEEELQRAVSMISDSRRLYFFGVGGSEIVATDAYHKFLRSPIPVGHSTDYHIQLMEASLLTEEDCALFISHSGKSKETIHIAEAAKKNGAKVIVVTSQVNSPLAKLGDVVFISISEEIEFRSEALASRIAQLSIIDSLYVILMFYYRENAQDTISKVRKVILSIKENKGD comes from the coding sequence ATGTCTAGCCCTATTCACTTACAGATCAAGTCTATGTACAAAGACTTTAGTCCTAAAGAGCAAGCGATCGCTGACTATATAGTAGAAAATCCTATTAAAGTCAGCCACAGTTCGATCAGTGATCTTGCTGCCGAGCTAGGTATTGCAGACTCAACATTCTTTCAATTCACAAAAACATTGGGATTTAATGGTTTTAAGGATTTTAAATTGGCTTTATTAAAGCAGGAAAATGATCTGACTGCAGTCACGATTCATGAAAATGTTCAAGAGGATGATTCCGAGTTGGTGATGGCACAAAAAGTGTTTGACTCGAATATGAAGACCTTAACGGATACAAGAAAGCTGCTGAAGGAAGAGGAGTTGCAAAGAGCGGTTTCGATGATCTCTGATTCAAGAAGACTCTATTTCTTCGGCGTTGGCGGATCAGAAATCGTCGCGACAGATGCGTACCATAAATTTCTGCGTTCCCCTATTCCTGTCGGTCATAGTACGGATTACCACATTCAACTGATGGAAGCTTCTTTACTTACAGAGGAAGATTGTGCACTGTTTATTTCTCATTCAGGAAAATCGAAAGAAACAATCCACATTGCGGAGGCCGCTAAGAAAAATGGTGCCAAAGTGATCGTTGTAACGAGCCAAGTGAATTCGCCGCTGGCAAAATTGGGCGATGTCGTATTCATTTCGATCTCTGAAGAAATCGAATTTCGTTCCGAAGCTCTGGCTTCACGTATTGCGCAGCTAAGTATTATTGATTCACTCTATGTCATACTGATGTTCTACTATCGTGAGAACGCGCAAGATACGATCTCAAAAGTTAGAAAAGTCATCTTAAGCATCAAAGAAAACAAGGGCGATTGA